CCATGATTTGAGGCTTCAGGCTTTGCTGTATAAACTATCGATTGAGATATATGGATAGGTGGAGTGCATCGTAGGTTTTGTATATGGCTGGAAATATGAACTGCAATTCCATTGTGTTTCTACGGCTGGCTACAGCTTGCTATCACAAATTCAGTTACAGTACACAGTTATCTATTTGCTCTGACAACTTTTCGACTTAGCCGTCTTAATCTTTTTTTCTTCTTATTTCTGAAATCGGAATAGAGTGCATTATTACCAGGTTCAACAAAGACATAATAAAGGCTACTACGACGCCCTGATTTGGATAAGTAAAATACATGAGCATGAATGTAGGACAAGTCTGAGATTGGGAACCAGACTAGCAAACAACACACTTATAGCTGCCAAGCAAGCTTGTTTGGATGATCTGGACTGTACGTAGTATACCCAGGTTTCGGTCTTACCTTGTGTATTCAGCACGACTGAAAGACTACTGACTGATATTAATACAACACAACAACTTCAATTACGTAAAGGAAAATTCGTTTAATTAAGCCAGTCCATATTCATAACCTACAGATATTAATGCTACGGTTCAGAACCTGATAACTAAAATGATGTAGATCGAATGGAGTTAAGTTGCAAACTATAGAGCATATGACCAGACTATAACATTGATATATAGACATGTATATAATCGTAACAGGCACCATGGTTAACTTAGACAATATTTTATTACCTCTTGGGAGTTCATTTTCTTGTGGCGGCGAGGCTTGCTTCATCTTGGACTTGTCAACCTCCAGCTGCGTATGAAGTAAAGCTTCGTTAGAAACTTGAGACAATATTTGGCTATTTGGAATGTGAATAAAGCAAAATAATCCTACATGTTTATAGAGCCATGCAATAGTTCTTCCTTGAGCTTGTCCCATGGTCGTCACATCGCCAATGGGACGAGGCAATATGGCATCTCTTTTGATGATGTAGTTGACAACAACTTCACAACATTCAGTGCCAAGCTCACGACCCCCTACGATCTTCTTCCTGTCAGTTGCTAGAATGGTAGCTTTTGCCACTGGTGTAGTATGATCACGATAAACATTGAACAAAATCACTTCATTTCCTTTCTGAAAAAATTGTGAAACAGGAGTAAGAACTAAGCAGTATCAATTATTTGCTTTCCTAGAAAACTAAGAAACCGAAGCAGGAAAGGCCTAAGTCACCTGATGATTCTTTTGTGTAACTGttgcttccttcttcttcttcaggtCAGCTTCCCTCTTCTTTTGCATGTCTTGTTCCTTCTTCTTTTGCATCAGGTCTTCTTGTTTCTTCTTCGACTCAATTTCCCTCTTCTTTTGCATGTCTTGTTCATTATTCTTTTGCATTAGggcctcttctttcttcttgtgCAGTAGTTCAACCTCCTTTCTCTTCTGTAGTTCTGCTTCATTGTTTAGTCGTTGGgctccttccttcttcttcctaaTCAGTTGTGCTGCTTCTGCTCTCTTCTTTTCATATTGTTGTTGTGCTTCCCTCAACTCTTGCATCACAACTTCTTCCTCACCAATGCTATCAACATCATGAACAGATTGGTCAGAGGTAGAATATTCTCCCACACTTTCTTCAGGTTGAATTGCAGAAGTATGCATAAAGTTCTTGTTTCCAGCAATAGATTGTGATAACATGCTTCTCATTTCAGCCATTTCAGCCATCAAGGCATCCATCTGAGCTTTGGTATCTTCTTTAAAATCATCCATGTGATCCATTAGAGCTTCATTAGTTCGCCAAGCTTTCTCAGCCTCTAGCTCCGCCATTTGGAGCTTTGTAGATTTAAGCTTTTGAGCTCCTGGTATACCAAGAGAGCCCGCAGTTGGTCCTAGTCCTACGCACCTAACATACCCATTTCTCTCTTTCCCAAAGACATGTGACAAGATGTCACCTTGCTGAATGGATTTTTCTAACAGCTCGGGGTGCTCTTCAATCGCAGTATCTATGTCCTTCTACAATAAGCATTAACACAATAAGAATAGGATAATATACTACGCAAACTGAAAGAAATATCAGATGTTATTTAAACGAACTTAAAGAAATATCAGAAGTACATACAATTACTTTTGATGTTTCTGCAGTCATAGTAGTTTCATCTCTTTTGCTTATGTGTGTTCGGACAAACACTTCATCTCTGCGAGGAGCATATCCTTTCTCCTTGTGCTACATCAAGTATAGAAATAATCCTAGTCAGCATCACATTCACAAATTGTGCTAAGTTcagaaataaagggagcataaagTTACCATTTCAGCGGCTACACGAGCATGACTCTTGCTTCCAGATGTATGCAATACCTTTTGAGAACTTCGATTCTTTTTTCCTTGTTCACTTCGTTTCTATGACAACAGAAGCAATATATAAATTATCCAAACCTGAACCAAAATACAACATGTGTAATATAGGTTATAAAAACATTACCTCAGCTTCTTCACTTCTCCAAAATTTTATAAGCCAGACACAATCATCATAGCTTACTCTATTGTCCTCAACCCTAAGAGTTAAGATTTCTTCATCAGTTTTTTCAGGCTTAAAAAACTTCTTCTTCAAATCCACCTTGAAATCTCGCCATTTCTTATGAGAAGTTCCCATGACATAGTCCTTGAGCTTGTCGTCAACAACATAGTATTTCTGAAATGGATGTATTGGAACTATTAGACTACTACATAACAAGGAAGCAAACTACATGCTAGAACAACTACAACATACCCTTAAGGTTGTCAATAATGCATTCTTCTTTTCTACTGGAACAAGTCTCCAGTCCTCATGTCCAAGAGGGATATGTGTTTTGACAAGCGTAGCAATGAAATTGCTAAATTCTGAGGCATTGTCCCCATTTGGTTGTCCTTTTTCATTAAAAGACACTGGAACTGGTGGTTGGTTGCCCCTGTTATAGACAGTGTGCATTCTAGTGCGCttccggccatcctttttcttcttctgttGATCATCCAAACCCAGCTCTTGCATATAGTAAAGGATCAGTCAGTTACAACAATTATTTGGTTGCAGCAACAAGAGCCATTCCGTTTACAAGAACATGAGTAAGAACTAAGGAGTCAAAATTGTTATTTTGTTACCTTCATTCTCTTCTAGCTCTTGTTCATTATCAACATCTTCTTCATTATCAGACTCGtgcataactgattgagatctaaGCACTCGAGTGGATTCTGGAATAGCTACTTCTAAAGCTCTCTGGAAATGAAAATGACAACAGAAGTTTCAGCATAGAGGAACAAAACAAAAACGCAAAACATCAAGTCATTTTTCATcaccttcttctttggttttccagcagccttctttgatgctttCATCTCACTAGAAATAACAGCAAGCCCCAAACTCTTCATTTTCTCAGTGTTTCTTGCCACTTGTTCCTCACGTACATCATCGTATGTGCGAGCCTCCTCGCTTGACCCTTCTTCCCTTGCCATTATTTTTCCTGAAAAGAAGATGCAATAATATTAGAACAAACATATTTAATTTGAAGCCGATAAAAATAATGAAAGTAAACATCACAAACTTTGGAttttcttttgcagaaacaagCACTCCATCTATGTCTGTCCTAGTTTTAGGTATGTCTTTAAGatcaatgcttatagtttcaaTAGGATCAAGATTATGCCCTGTAGGTCCATCTGCTTGCTCAGAATTCTCATCTCCCATGCCAAACATGTCATATAGGTCTCGTTGGTTTGTTGCTTGCCTAACAGCCAACCAGTCTGGAGCAAGAGGATCTTCAACATAGTACACTTGAGTTGCTTGAGATGCTAGAATGAATGGTGCATCACTCGACTTATGCCCTGTGTGGATTAGATGCTTGCGGTTGACATGTGTGATACCAAATTTGTCAACTTTTAACCCACTTGTCTTGCACACGATTGTCGAACCATTCACATTTGAAGAGCACAACATTTCCTTTATTATCGTAATCTAACTCTAGAATTTGAGTTATCACACCATAGTATATTCTACTTTCATTAGAAGAGGACGACAACTTGGAAACTAGAGCCACACCACTGCTTTGGGTAGGCCTACCCTCGTCATAAGACTTTGTATGGAATTTGTACCCATTAATAGTGTAACTACTGTATGTCCTTGCCACAAATAAGGGTCCCTTGGCTAAAGTTTGAATCTCTTCTGAAATCTTTTCACCACTATCAACCAGATGTGCTACATGCAACCTAAGCCACTCATGGAACTCGTCATGATGAATTTTGTCAATCTGCAAGGCATTTCGTTGGCCAGTTGAGGACAAATACTCTAGATGCTTGCTGCAAAAGATTCATTACACATGTAAATTAAGCAAAGCAATCAAGAATGCAAACACAGACTCTAGTAAGAAATGGTTTCAATAGCATATTACATACCTCAAATATGGAGTTATATTATCATAATTGAACAATACATATCTATGTGCTTGAAGCCATGAATTTCGATCTAAAGTAATAGTATACTTTCCCGCCAAATAACGACCGCCCCCGTTAAAGAAAGGCATACTACTAGACATGGGCTCAGGATCATCATTTCTGACCAACCTGCTAATTCTTGTTTCACATCTTTCGAAATAACGAGCGCAAAAATTAAGACACTCATCAAAAATGTAGCCCTCTGCAATTGACCCTTCAGGATGGCTTTTGGTACGAACATAACCCTTTAAGGTGCACAAGAACCTATACAAAATATACTAAACATGTATCAGTTTTATTTGTTAAACGGAAATTGTATATGATGTACACAAACATGTCGAGAAAATGACCTTTCAATTGGAAACATGTTGCTGTACTTCACTGGCCCCCCGAGCCTCACTTGGAGTGGAAGGTGAACCATCAAGTGAACCATCATATCAAAAAAGCTTGGTAGAAATATGGTCTCAAGAATGCTCAACGTCTCAGCTATTTCTTCCTCAAGCTTCTCCATATCGCTTATGCGAATGACGGGAGCATATATTTTCTTGAAAAATCTACTCACACGGATCAATGCAGCACTAACTCCCTCTGGCAATGTTTTTCTAACTGCTAATGGAAATAATTGCTGCAAGAGAACATGGCAGTCATGGCTCTTCAGCCCAGCAATCTTTTTCTCCTTTACATGGACATTCTTTCTTATGTCAGATGCATAACCATGCGGGAACATGGCTCCTTTCAGAACTTGACAAAATAACCTCTTCAACTCAGGGCTCATGGAGTATGAGGCAGGAGGCAAATCAAATGTATCTTTTCCTACTGGAACAGGATGAAGATCCGTCCGTATATTGAACAACTCCAGGTCTCGACGAGAGTTAGTATTATCTTTTGTTTTCCCGTTGATGCCCAAAAGTGTGTTTACAATGTTATCACACACATTCTTTTCAATGTGCATGGCATCAATGTTATGAGGCTGCAACAAGTCTTTCCAATATGGCAACCTAAACCAAATGGACCTCCTTTTGAAAATCTGTGGTGGATCCCCACGTTTACGTTTTCTTATGGTTTGTTTCCCTGTAGGATCTTTTCCAAATACAGTCTCCATGTTTCTTGTGAGGGCATCCACTTCCTCTCCAGTAAGTGGTTCAGGGGCTGTCCTAGATTCCACATTGCCATCAAAAAATGCCTTGTCTATTGTTCTAAATCTGTGGTTTCGAACTAAGAACCTACGATGATCCATATAGCAAGTTTTCTTGCCATTGGTCAACCAACGTGAGCAAGTAAGTAAGTGGCACTTGGGACAACCATACTCACCGGAGGTGACAACTCCTGCTAGAGTAGCTAAACCTGGGAGATCAGTAATAGTTGAGTGCACAGCAGCATGCAATTGGAAGTGTTGAGACATGGATGCATCATAAGTTCGAACTCCCTTCTCAAAAAGTAAATGTAGGTCATCAATAAGAGGCTCCAGGAAAACATCTATATCTCTCCCAGGTGACTTTGGGCcaggaatcaacaatgtgaggatgAAGTTTGGTTGCTTCATGCACACCCAAGGAGGCAGATTTATTGGAATTGCAATAACAGGCCATACACTATATGCACAATTCATTGATCTATAAGGATTGAAACCATCTGTTGCTATAATCAACCTGATGTTGCGACTATCTTCAGCAAAGCGTGTGTGTATGGCATCAAAATGCTTCCAAGCTGGAGAATCTGCTGGATGCCTTAGTAACCCATCTTTTGTACGACCTTCATCATGCCACCTGCAGTCTGTTGCACTCTTCGCCGATATGAACAGCCGTTGTAGCCTCTTTGCTATTGGAAAATATCGTAGAACCTTCACTGGGACTTTGTGTGCAGCTCTCCCGTCAGGTCTCTTCTT
This region of Lolium perenne isolate Kyuss_39 chromosome 2, Kyuss_2.0, whole genome shotgun sequence genomic DNA includes:
- the LOC127330066 gene encoding uncharacterized protein gives rise to the protein MAELEAEKAWRTNEALMDHMDDFKEDTKAQMDALMAEMAEMRSMLSQSIAGNKNFMHTSAIQPEESVGEYSTSDQSVHDVDSIGEEEVVMQELREAQQQYEKKRAEAAQLIRKKKEGAQRLNNEAELQKRKEVELLHKKKEEALMQKNNEQDMQKKREIESKKKQEDLMQKKKEQDMQKKREADLKKKKEATVTQKNHQKGNEVILFNVYRDHTTPVAKATILATDRKKIVGGRELGTECCEVVVNYIIKRDAILPRPIGDVTTMGQAQGRTIAWLYKHLEVDKSKMKQASPPQENELPRG